One Fulvia fulva chromosome 8, complete sequence DNA window includes the following coding sequences:
- a CDS encoding Aromatic peroxygenase yields the protein MKSFVVSSLLLSGAAAFPFVVDQAGVNSEIVQAERQRVRRQQANPNGPGSAATCPFNANHVPAPGVKAPYLYNNAKNGAPGNGRGGYVVPDPNDAAHAFVAPGPNDIRGPCPGLNAAANHNFLAHDGITTFSELVDAQQNIYNVGYDLANVLALLGLTLTDGDLVTEKLSIGCDATTRTSFAPILTGSEPGLDGHNKFEADTSLTRNDYFTHNGDNFNFNGTLFGMMTETTGGLYNLENLAQYRYERYQQSKVENPNFYFGPLSLLLFGAASFLYELMPSGPDYIPDKATISSFFGAQDNSDGTYSFNNMEKIPDNWTNRVDPYDLTKVGSEILKMYLLKPVPFGGNTAAGTFNVINFGAIQNGTIDQAVGLDPKVGACLLYQLLTERVPSYLNGLITPSVDALSLIATKLSGTDFANLGCPQPLT from the exons ATGAAGTCCTTCGTTGTGTCTTCACTTCTCCTTTCGGGGGCTGCTGCCTTCCCGTTCGTGGTTGACCAAGCTGGTGTCAACTCAGAAATCGTTCAAGCCGAGCGACAACGTGTTCGCAGACAACAAGCGAACCCAAATGGCCCAGGCAGCGCAGCAACTTGCCCATTCAACGCAAACCACGTACCTGCCCCAGGTGTAAAGGCCCCATATCTGTACAACAACGCGAAGAACGGCGCACCAGGTAATGGAAGGGGTGGCTACGTCGTCCCAGATCCAAACGATGCAGCCCACGCATTCGTTGCACCCGGACCAAACGACATTCGTGGCCCATGCCCAGGTCTTAACGCTGCTGCCAACCACAATTTCTTGGCCCACGACGGTATCACCACATTCAGCGAACTGGTCGACGCCCAACAAAACATCTACAACGTTGGCTACGACCTCGCGAACGTTCTTGCCCTGCTCGGCTTGACCCTCACCGACGGCGACCTCGTCACCGAGAAGCTGTCCATTGGATGTGATGCCACCACCCGCACATCCTTTGCCCCAATCTTGACCGGCTCAGAGCCAGGTCTTGATGGCCACAACAAGTTCGAGGCTGATACTTCGTTGACTCGTAACGACTACTTCACACACAACGGTGACAACTTCAACTTCAACGGCACCCTCTTCGGCATGATGACCGAGACTACTGGCGGTCTGTACAACCTTGAGAACCTCGCCCAGTACCGATACGAGCGATACCAGCAATCGAAGGTTGAGAACCCCAACTTCTA CTTCGGTCCATTGAGCTTGCTGCTGTTCGGCGCCGCCTCGTTCTTGTACGAGCTCATGCCATCAGGCCCAGACTACATCCCCGACAAGGCTACCATCTCCTCTTTCTTCGGTGCCCAGGACAACAGCGACGGCACCTACTCCTTCAACAACATGGAGAAGATCCCAGACAACTGGACCAACCGTGTCGACCCATACGATCTCACCAAGGTCGGTTCCGAGATTCTGAAGATGTACCTCCTCAAGCCAGTGCCATTCGGCGGTAACACTGCTGCCGGTACTTTCAACGTCATCAACTTTGGTGCTATTCAGAACGGTACCATCGATCAAGCTGTTGGTCTTGACCCTAAGGTCGGAGCTTGCTTGTTGTACCAACTTCTCACTGAGCGTGTGCCATCGTACCTTAACGGACTTATTACACCATCTGTGGATGCGCTTAGCTTGATTGCGACCAAGCTTTCTGGCACTGACTTTGCCAACCTTGGATGCCCTCAGCCTTTGACTTAA
- a CDS encoding DNA-directed RNA polymerases I, II, and III subunit RPABC3, translating into MADAQLYEESFAATQVLDQTYDRVHRVLGNSHDNATSFTLDVNSELYPIAANENFQMLIASTLNLDGTKDEANQGWRGKRDADPTLADMWDYVCYGKVYRVEDVGEGDQIKVYISFGGLLLCLQGPYKKLSPLKIDYVYLLLKK; encoded by the exons ATGGCCGACGCACAACTCTACGAAGAATCCTTCGCCGCGACCCAAGTCCTCGACCAAACCTACGACCGCGTGCACCGAGTTCTCGGCAACTCCCACGACAACGCAACCTCCTTCACCCTCGATGTCAATTCAGAACTCTACCCAATAGCCGCGAACGAGAACTTTCAGATGCTGATCGCGTCAACGCTAAATCTGGATGGCACGAAGGATGAAGCGAATCAAGG ATGGAGAGGCAAGCGCGATGCAGACCCAACACTAGCAGACATGTGGGACTACGTCTGCTACGGCAAGGTCTACCGCGTGGAAGATGTGGGTGAGGGGGATCAGATCAAGGTGTACATCTCGTTTGGAGGGCTGCTTTTGTGTCTACAAGGGCCGTACAAAAAGCTTAGTCCGCTGAAGATTGACTATGTCTACCTGCTTCTGAAGAAGTAG
- a CDS encoding DNA mismatch repair protein Mlh1 yields MDVQISSSPPRGTKRKADDFEPPRRIRALHQDVVNKIAAGEIIVAPVHALKELIENAVDAGSTSLEILIKEGGLKLLQITDNGCGINKDDLPILCERFTTSKLKAFEDLQAIGTYGFRGEALASISHIAHLSVTTKTAESSCAWKAHYASGKLTPAKPGQSPDPKACAGRQGTQITVEDLFYNVPTRRRAFRSASEEFAKIAELVGKYAVHCQNVAFSCKKHGEGGAAIAVPANASIRDRIRLTQSSSVASDLIDFQMTNEQYGFKADGLVSNANYSAKRTSLLLFINHRCVESSSIKKAVEQTYTAFLPKGGKPFIYLSLEIDPARVDVNVHPTKREVNFLNEEEIIELVCEAIRTRLGKVDTSRTFMTQSLLSGAKTPSVSKSNEAITPSGAPAAQRPSTAQASARRPHENNLVRTDAKSRKITAMLPNAPSASSPSREPASDGIEYEYTDKEPTIIRLTTIKDLRASVRDNMHNELNDTFANHTFVGIADASKRIAAIQSGVKLFLVDYAMIAAEYFYQLGLTDFANFGAIRFNPPLAINELLEIGVAQAKAMDSDHVAFEWDDVVSAVLDQLISRKDMLLEYFGIEVTEDGELLTIPLLVKGYMPSMAKLPNFLLRLGPHVDWSDEKGCFQSFLRELASFYAPESLPPAPADGTTEDSDVAERRRHVVRAIEHVLFPAFKQRLIATRSLLKGTVEVANLKGLYRVFERC; encoded by the coding sequence GAGAATGCCGTCGATGCCGGATCTACCAGTCTCGAGATCCTGATCAAAGAAGGCGGCCTCAAGCTTCTCCAGATCACCGACAACGGCTGCGGCATCAACAAGGATGACCTTCCCATTCTTTGCGAGCGATTCACCACATCGAAGCTGAAGGCGTTCGAGGACCTCCAGGCCATCGGTACGTACGGCTTTCGTGGCGAGGCTCTAGCGAGTATCAGCCACATCGCCCATCTGTCAGTCACGACCAAGACAGCAGAATCAAGCTGCGCTTGGAAGGCACATTATGCCAGTGGCAAACTGACTCCCGCGAAACCGGGCCAGAGCCCCGATCCCAAAGCCTGCGCTGGAAGACAAGGCACACAGATCACAGTCGAGGACCTTTTCTACAACGTTCCCACCCGTCGACGTGCCTTCCGCTCGGCAAGCGAGGAATTCGCGAAGATTGCAGAGCTAGTCGGCAAGTATGCAGTCCATTGTCAAAATGTCGCTTTCTCTTGCAAGAAGCATGGTGAAGGCGGTGCCGCCATTGCTGTGCCTGCCAATGCGAGCATACGGGACCGCATCCGTCTCACCCAGAGCAGCTCTGTTGCGAGTGACCTGATCGACTTCCAGATGACGAACGAGCAGTACGGCTTCAAGGCGGACGGTCTGGTCAGCAATGCTAATTACTCTGCCAAACGCACGTCTCTACTTCTGTTCATCAACCACCGCTGTGTAGAGTCATCGTCCATCAAGAAGGCCGTGGAACAGACCTACACAGCATTCTTGCCCAAAGGAGGCAAGCCTTTCATCTACCTGAGTCTCGAGATTGATCCAGCACGAGTCGACGTCAATGTCCATCCAACAAAACGAGAGGTCAACTTCCTCAATGAGGAGGAAATCATCGAGCTGGTCTGCGAGGCGATTCGCACACGCCTGGGAAAGGTGGACACAAGCAGGACGTTCATGACGCAGAGTCTGCTCAGCGGCGCAAAGACACCCAGCGTTTCCAAATCCAACGAAGCTATCACACCATCGGGTGCACCTGCTGCTCAGCGGCCATCTACTGCACAAGCCAGCGCACGTAGACCGCACGAGAACAACCTTGTCCGCACCGATGCAAAGTCACGCAAGATTACTGCCATGCTGCCAAATGCTCCGAGTGCTTCTTCGCCGTCGCGAGAACCAGCCTCGGATGGTATTGAATACGAGTATACGGACAAAGAGCCTACGATCATTCGGCTGACTACCATCAAGGACCTTCGAGCCTCGGTGAGGGACAACATGCACAACGAACTCAATGATACGTTCGCCAACCATACCTTCGTTGGCATAGCTGACGCGAGCAAGCGCATTGCAGCTATTCAGAGTGGGGTCAAACTTTTTCTCGTCGACTACGCTATGATCGCAGCAGAGTACTTCTATCAGTTGGGTCTTACCGACTTTGCTAACTTCGGAGCTATTCGCTTTAATCCTCCTCTCGCCATCAACGAGTTGCTGGAGATCGGCGTCGCTCAAGCCAAAGCGATGGATTCGGACCACGTGGCTTTCGAATGGGACGACGTTGTATCTGCCGTACTAGACCAGCTGATCTCCCGCAAGGACATGCTGTTGGAGTACTTTGGCATTGAGGTTACTGAAGATGGGGAGCTGCTCACCATTCCCCTTCTCGTCAAAGGCTACATGCCCTCGATGGCAAAACTGCCCAATTTCCTTTTGCGACTAGGACCACACGTGGACTGGAGCGATGAGAAAGGCTGTTTTCAGAGCTTCCTGAGAGAGCTAGCCAGTTTCTATGCACCCGAATCACTGCCTCCGGCTCCAGCAGATGGCACTACTGAAGACAGCGACGTCGCCGAGAGACGAAGGCATGTAGTTCGTGCCATCGAGCACGTGCTGTTCCCCGCGTTCAAACAGCGACTGATTGCCACAAGAAGCTTACTGAAGGGAACAGTCGAGGTGGCAAATCTCAAGGGCCTCTACCGGGTCTTCGAGAGATGCTGA
- a CDS encoding Calcium-binding mitochondrial carrier SAL1, whose translation MGGESDAQREARLQQLWSKLDTKKKGTLDFNALKNGLATMNHPLKDADGLIKDMLSACDIDHDGKISYDEFCRFCTSTEKELWQLFKTIDKDHSGALDRNELQSAFELAGIAVSGPRLDRFFSYIDKDHDGTIDFSEWRDFLLFIPAHAPGLKAVLSYYQTTAKLTSEGDVHMSDEALQGLGTILAFLKSSLFGAVTQLVKPTQSHAGESNTLPISMWEDSENKLQLSIQTYDQEIIADDPHIPLKPARRKELDQQQAAAEGLILDATTGQYRETKLTDYVPDVGYFLAGGLSGITSRTATAPLDRLKVYLIAQTGAAKEEAVQAANSGHAVVAFKHGLTTLWGSCRELWAAGGMRSLFAGNGLNVVKVMPESSIKFGAYEASKRAIAKLEGHNDPKRIAGSSTFVAGGVAGMIAQACIYPLDTLKFQMQCNTVKGGEHGTRLIWHTAKKMWARNGVVAFYRGLPMGLVGMFPYAAIDLATFEGLKKRIIARNRKKNPHIKHDEDALPNSFSLALMGGFSGAIGASIVYPLNLLRTRLQSQGTASHPRTYTGIMDVTRQTIKGEGVRGLFRGLTPNLLKVVPAVSITYVVYENTKKALHLQ comes from the exons ATGGGTGGCGAGTCCGACGCGCAGAGGGAGGCGCGACTGCAACAGCTATGGAGCAAGCTAGACACCAAGAAGAAGGGCACCCTGGACTTCAATGCGCTCAAGAATGGCCTGGCCACGATGAACCACC CGCTTAAGGATGCGGATGGCCTCATCAAGGACATGCTCTCTGCATGCGACATCGACCACGACGGCAAGATCAGCTACGATGAGTTCTGTCGCTTCTGCACGAGCACCGAGAAGGAGCTCTGGCAGCTGTTCAAAACGATCGACAAGGATCACAGTGGAGCGCTGGACCGCAACGAGCTGCAATCCGCTTTCGAGCTGGCAGGAATTGCAGTCTCAGGGCCGCGACTGGATCGCTTCTTCAGCTACATCGACAAGGACCACGACGGCACGATCGACTTCAGCGAATGGCGTG ACTTTCTCCTCTTCATTCCTGCCCACGCGCCAGGCCTCAAAGCCGTCCTCTCCTACTACCAAACGACCGCCAAGCTGACTTCGGAGGGTGATGTGCACATGAGCGATGAAGCGCTCcaaggtctaggtacgatCCTCGCATTCCTGAAATCGTCCCTTTTCGGCGCCGTCACCCAGCTAGTCAAGCCCACCCAATCGCACGCCGGAGAAAGTAATACTTTGCCAATATCGATGTGGGAGGATAGCGAGAACAAGCTCCAACTTTCAATACAAACATACGACCAGGAGATAATAGCAGACGACCCGCACATACCACTCAAGCCAGCTCGGCGGAAAGAGCTGGACCAGCAACAAGCAGCAGCAGAAGGACTGATACTGGATGCGACGACTGGGCAGTATCGCGAGACAAAGCTGACGGATTATGTGCCTGATGTAGGCTACTTCCTTGCTGGCGGTCTTAGTGGTATCACTTCCCGAACAGCGACCGCTCCGCTCGATAGATTGAAGGTGTATCTGATAGCACAGACCGGCGCTGCGAAAGAGGAGGCTGTGCAGGCGGCGAACAGTGGACATGCTGTTGTTGCTTTCAAACACGGCTTGACAACGTTATGGGGCTCATGTCGGGAGCTGTGGGCAGCGGGTGGCATGAGGAGTCTTTTTGCTG GCAATGGCTTGAATGTGGTCAAAGTCATGCCGGAATCGTCGATAAAGTTCGGCGCATATGAG GCCTCCAAACGCGCGATCGCCAAACTCGAAGGCCACAATGACCCCAAACGGATCGCCGGCTCCTCTACCTTCGTAGCCGGCGGAGTGGCAGGCATGATAGCTCAAGCCTGCATCTACCCACTCGACACCCTCAAATTCCAAATGCAATGCAACACCGTTAAGGGCGGCGAGCACGGCACAAGACTGATCTGGCACACCGCCAAGAAGATGTGGGCGAGGAACGGCGTTGTCGCCTTCTACCGTGGTCTTCCCATGGGCCTTGTGGGCATGTTCCCATACGCCGCGATCGACCTGGCCACGTTTGAAGGGCTAAAGAAACGAATCATTGCACGAAATCGTAAAAAGAACCCTCACATCAAGCATGACGAAGACGCATTACCCAACAGCTTTTCCTTGGCTCTTATGGGTGGCTTTAGTGGCGCTATTGGTGCGAGTATTGTCTATCCGCTGAATCTCCTGAGGACGAGACTACAGAGTCAGGGCACCGCGAGCCATCCCAGGACTTACACGGGAATCATGGATGTGACGCGGCAGACGATTAAGGGAGAGGGTGTGAGAGGGCTGTTCAGGGGATTGACGCCGAATTTGCTGAAGGTGGTGCCCGCGGTCAGTATTACGTATGTGGTGTACGAAAATACCAAGAAGGCGCTGCATTTGCAGTAG